One Cardinium endosymbiont cEper1 of Encarsia pergandiella genomic region harbors:
- a CDS encoding ankyrin repeat domain-containing protein → MYAHNQQVVIPPLDHTINIVKSPPIQSHVAPIAVHLAAAKGDVVRLRSLIADGKNIQVLDKNKITPLHIAAAKGHLLCVQELINVGANINVVDSLGRTPLYFAAQNGHLAIIRELVAVGATIRSADYRGRTPLHLAAEGGKSQCIHYLIQKGAYVNGFDKDQLTPLHCAALSGSSLSIQALIRAGAKVEVFTKQGKFTPLHAAAQSGSVEAIRLLVHNHANLNAISRDGLTPLYCAAQHGNLAVLKELLCYKVVNIHAVEGLNTPLHAAALNGHLDCLNLLLKEGGNASARNKERNTPLHLAAYYGKSDCLQALIAVNERYVQLIGEKQRTPLHWAARLGHITCVDQLIEAGAAINVGDFHNKTPLHLSAFYGHDACLTTFLKAGANPHATTHIGFTPLHMATKSSNIKCLKILLEAGAKRSAVDRFKNTPLHVSVAFQNIDASLELIKSGAPVNIPNEWGIIPLHIAASEGDLITLQALIKAKSKVNTPKKSGATPMHVVARRGHLACLKELLQAGGKVRVYNQAKESPLYLAAANGHLDCLEALIEADQNQDVITKKIKKNFQEQPLLNKVVKNKAKLDVANRFNETPLYAAVKNEHIDCVLLLIRHGARVNIKVKGGKTLLHIAAQNGCAVCVRAIIGAKADINVLDRYKNTPLHLAAQNGHTKVVQELISAGALSKKNKFDRTPAYLALQNGHIKCYELLKGYFNHP, encoded by the coding sequence ATGTATGCCCACAACCAGCAAGTGGTTATACCACCACTTGATCACACAATAAATATTGTTAAATCACCACCTATACAAAGCCATGTTGCGCCTATAGCGGTGCATCTAGCAGCTGCTAAAGGAGATGTAGTCCGTCTTCGTTCTTTAATTGCTGATGGTAAAAATATACAAGTGTTGGACAAAAATAAAATTACTCCATTGCATATTGCTGCAGCCAAAGGTCATTTGCTTTGTGTACAAGAGCTTATTAATGTCGGTGCTAACATCAATGTAGTAGATTCTCTAGGAAGGACACCACTCTATTTTGCTGCTCAGAATGGTCATTTGGCCATTATTCGTGAGTTGGTTGCAGTTGGTGCCACTATTCGGTCTGCCGATTACCGAGGTAGAACCCCACTTCATCTTGCTGCAGAAGGGGGAAAATCCCAATGTATACACTACTTAATTCAAAAAGGTGCATATGTAAATGGATTTGATAAAGACCAGCTTACGCCTTTACATTGTGCTGCTTTATCAGGTTCATCTTTATCTATTCAAGCCCTAATACGTGCAGGTGCAAAGGTAGAAGTATTTACTAAGCAAGGTAAGTTTACGCCTTTACATGCTGCTGCACAAAGTGGTAGTGTAGAAGCGATTCGGTTATTAGTGCATAATCATGCCAACTTAAATGCTATTAGCCGAGATGGTCTTACCCCCCTTTATTGCGCGGCGCAACATGGCAACCTTGCCGTATTAAAAGAACTATTGTGTTATAAAGTAGTAAATATCCACGCAGTAGAAGGTCTCAATACACCCTTACATGCTGCCGCTTTAAATGGTCATTTAGATTGTTTGAATCTATTATTAAAGGAAGGAGGCAATGCATCTGCTCGTAATAAAGAACGAAATACGCCTTTACATTTGGCAGCTTATTATGGTAAAAGTGATTGTTTACAAGCATTGATAGCTGTTAATGAAAGATATGTACAGTTAATAGGTGAAAAGCAGCGAACGCCTTTACATTGGGCGGCTCGATTGGGTCATATTACTTGTGTCGATCAGCTTATTGAAGCAGGGGCAGCTATAAATGTAGGAGATTTCCATAATAAAACGCCTCTACATCTAAGTGCTTTCTATGGACATGATGCATGTTTGACTACGTTCTTAAAAGCTGGTGCAAATCCCCATGCTACTACCCATATAGGCTTTACACCATTACATATGGCCACTAAAAGTAGCAATATAAAATGTTTAAAAATACTCTTAGAAGCGGGTGCTAAGCGCTCTGCTGTCGATAGATTTAAAAATACACCCTTGCATGTATCTGTGGCATTTCAAAATATAGATGCTAGTTTAGAACTCATAAAATCGGGTGCACCCGTAAACATTCCCAATGAGTGGGGAATTATACCGCTACATATTGCTGCCAGTGAAGGAGACTTGATTACTTTGCAAGCACTTATCAAAGCAAAATCTAAAGTAAATACTCCAAAAAAATCAGGCGCTACACCTATGCATGTAGTTGCAAGAAGAGGACATCTGGCTTGTTTAAAAGAATTGCTACAAGCAGGTGGAAAGGTTCGGGTCTACAATCAGGCTAAAGAAAGTCCATTGTATTTAGCAGCTGCTAATGGTCATTTGGATTGTCTAGAGGCATTGATTGAAGCCGATCAGAATCAGGACGTTATTACTAAAAAGATCAAAAAAAATTTTCAGGAGCAACCACTTTTGAATAAAGTTGTTAAAAACAAGGCTAAACTAGATGTAGCGAATCGGTTTAATGAAACCCCTTTATATGCTGCAGTTAAAAATGAACATATAGATTGTGTTTTATTGCTTATACGTCATGGTGCAAGGGTAAATATTAAAGTAAAAGGAGGGAAAACGCTTTTACATATTGCTGCTCAAAATGGTTGTGCAGTTTGTGTAAGGGCTATCATAGGAGCAAAGGCAGACATTAATGTATTGGATCGGTATAAAAATACACCATTACACCTTGCTGCTCAAAATGGCCATACTAAAGTAGTGCAAGAACTAATAAGCGCAGGGGCTTTATCAAAGAAAAATAAATTTGATCGCACACCTGCTTATTTGGCATTACAGAATGGACATATAAAATGCTATGAATTATTGAAAGGTTACTTTAACCATCCATAA
- a CDS encoding phosphoglycerate kinase, producing MQCISFKNKKVLIRVDFNVPIRDQGIITDERRIRSSLPTIQKVIKDGGIAILLTHFGRPKNGYDVRYSLSKLLPTLSSLLQVPIAFVPYCVGEAVKTRIEALEPGSVLLLENVRFHSEEILNDKHFAQELAGLADVYINDAFGTIHRNHVSTSLLPTYFKERYAGYLLQKEIATIDKLFSKESSPVMAIMGGNKLVDKAQPIEGLIPYVDHILIAGGLTLPFFRAKQALHLSRIDGQAEVIASRLFDLLMQNSHCQLWLPTDAITAPEIDVKAMVSTLSLTDIPYGTYVLDIGPSTQAHFAGLILQAKTILWAGPIGIFEWDKCAAGTVAIAQAIAKATQQGAYSIVGGGDTAAAIKQIGYENHVSYISTGGGALLAYIAADRKLPSLEALNA from the coding sequence ATGCAATGCATTTCTTTTAAAAATAAAAAAGTACTTATACGGGTTGATTTTAATGTACCTATAAGGGATCAGGGTATCATTACGGATGAACGACGTATTCGGAGTAGTTTACCAACCATTCAAAAAGTAATAAAGGATGGTGGAATAGCTATTTTACTTACCCATTTTGGTAGACCTAAAAATGGATATGATGTACGTTATTCATTAAGTAAGCTTTTACCTACACTATCTAGTTTATTGCAAGTACCCATTGCTTTTGTACCTTATTGTGTAGGCGAAGCGGTAAAAACCCGGATAGAAGCACTAGAACCAGGAAGCGTTTTATTACTTGAGAATGTACGTTTTCATTCAGAAGAAATATTAAATGATAAACATTTTGCCCAAGAATTGGCTGGATTGGCAGATGTCTATATTAATGACGCTTTTGGAACCATCCATAGAAATCATGTTTCTACTAGTTTACTACCTACTTATTTTAAAGAACGATATGCGGGCTATTTATTGCAAAAGGAAATAGCCACTATTGATAAACTTTTTTCAAAAGAATCATCTCCTGTTATGGCCATTATGGGGGGGAATAAATTGGTAGATAAAGCACAGCCTATTGAAGGCTTAATACCTTATGTAGACCATATATTGATTGCTGGAGGCCTTACACTCCCTTTTTTCCGTGCAAAACAGGCGCTACATCTTTCCCGTATCGATGGACAAGCAGAGGTGATTGCCAGTAGGTTGTTTGATCTATTGATGCAGAATAGCCACTGTCAACTGTGGTTGCCAACCGATGCCATAACTGCTCCTGAAATAGATGTAAAAGCTATGGTATCTACCTTATCGCTTACTGATATACCCTATGGCACCTATGTATTAGATATTGGGCCATCTACACAAGCACATTTTGCTGGATTGATCCTACAAGCTAAGACCATATTATGGGCTGGTCCTATAGGGATATTTGAATGGGATAAATGTGCGGCTGGTACAGTAGCTATTGCTCAGGCGATTGCAAAAGCTACGCAACAGGGTGCCTATAGCATAGTAGGTGGTGGAGACACAGCTGCTGCTATTAAACAAATAGGATATGAAAATCATGTTTCTTATATTTCTACAGGAGGAGGAGCTTTGCTAGCTTATATTGCAGCAGATAGAAAATTACCTAGTTTAGAGGCACTTAATGCATAG
- a CDS encoding YifB family Mg chelatase-like AAA ATPase: MITRSFSSAVYGVNAFIVSIEVSIVNGTSLFMVGLPDSAIKESQHRIESVLKQIKCTMPRQRVIVNLAPADIRKEGASYDLPIALSILHASEQYNLSRLSAYIIMGELALDGALRPVKGVLPIAIEAHKHAFKGMIVPEKNGSEAAVVRKIEVIAVNHITEAIAFLSGERAIHPIEVDTRKLFAAQSDAYAVDFADVQGQENIKRAFEIAAAGGHNVIMIGPPGAGKTMLAKRLPSILPPFTLAETLETTKVYSIVGRMDSSSGLLSTRPFRAPHHTISDVSLVGGGTFPQPGEISLAHHGVLFLDELPEFKRSVLEVMRQPLEDGKVVISRAKFSIEFPANFMLIASMNPCPCGYYNHPEKACMCSAVHVQRYLNKVSGPLLDRIDLHVEVVPILFETLTASKKNEASHLIRERVVQARQIQQKRFQDHIQLYTNARMSAKLTKLFCPISVAGQKLLQAAMEKLGLSARAYERILKVARTIADLAGSANISEVHLAEAIQYRSLDRAGWGR, encoded by the coding sequence ATGATCACTAGATCTTTCAGCAGTGCAGTATATGGTGTAAACGCTTTTATTGTATCCATAGAGGTAAGCATTGTGAATGGTACAAGCCTATTTATGGTAGGGCTTCCAGATAGTGCTATTAAGGAAAGTCAACACCGGATAGAGTCGGTATTAAAGCAGATTAAATGTACGATGCCTCGGCAACGTGTCATTGTAAACCTTGCTCCCGCGGATATACGCAAGGAGGGCGCTTCTTATGACCTACCCATTGCTTTATCTATTTTACATGCTTCAGAACAATATAATTTATCTCGTTTGTCTGCTTATATTATTATGGGCGAATTGGCTTTAGACGGAGCGCTTAGACCCGTCAAGGGGGTATTGCCTATTGCCATTGAGGCTCATAAACATGCATTTAAAGGTATGATTGTTCCAGAAAAGAATGGGTCAGAAGCGGCTGTTGTACGTAAAATAGAGGTCATTGCTGTCAACCATATTACAGAAGCGATCGCCTTTTTGTCTGGAGAACGTGCCATTCATCCTATAGAGGTAGATACACGTAAACTCTTTGCAGCCCAATCAGATGCATATGCAGTAGATTTTGCCGATGTACAAGGACAGGAAAACATTAAAAGGGCCTTTGAAATTGCAGCAGCTGGCGGACATAATGTTATTATGATCGGACCTCCTGGTGCAGGTAAAACCATGTTGGCCAAACGATTGCCCTCTATTTTACCCCCTTTTACCTTGGCTGAGACACTAGAGACGACTAAAGTCTATTCGATAGTAGGCCGTATGGATAGTAGTAGTGGACTACTCTCTACAAGGCCCTTTCGGGCACCACACCATACAATTAGTGATGTATCATTGGTAGGAGGAGGTACTTTCCCACAACCTGGCGAGATTTCTTTGGCCCATCATGGGGTCCTCTTTTTAGATGAATTGCCAGAGTTTAAGCGAAGCGTACTGGAAGTTATGCGTCAACCTTTAGAAGATGGTAAAGTAGTCATTTCAAGAGCTAAGTTTTCCATTGAATTTCCAGCTAACTTTATGCTTATTGCTAGTATGAATCCTTGTCCCTGTGGTTATTATAATCATCCTGAAAAAGCATGCATGTGTAGTGCGGTTCATGTGCAACGTTACCTCAATAAGGTTAGTGGACCACTGTTGGATAGGATAGATCTTCATGTAGAGGTTGTACCTATACTATTTGAAACATTGACTGCTTCAAAAAAAAATGAAGCAAGTCATCTGATTCGCGAACGTGTTGTGCAGGCGAGACAAATACAACAAAAGCGTTTTCAAGATCATATACAACTCTATACCAATGCACGGATGTCTGCTAAGCTGACTAAGCTATTTTGTCCTATTTCAGTAGCTGGGCAAAAGCTGTTACAAGCGGCTATGGAAAAGCTGGGCCTTTCAGCAAGGGCATACGAAAGGATTTTAAAAGTAGCCAGAACGATTGCCGATTTAGCCGGTAGTGCAAATATATCAGAGGTACATTTGGCAGAGGCCATTCAGTATCGTAGCTTAGATCGAGCAGGGTGGGGTAGGTAG
- the tyrS gene encoding tyrosine--tRNA ligase → MKDFIVSLYWRGMIHDMVPGTAAHLNEGMATGYVGFDPSAPSLHLGNLVPIMLLKHFQEAGHKPIALVGGATGMIGDPSGRSQERVFLTEEVLRHNEASIAKQLEKFLDFSSGPNKAILLNNFDWFKDFSFLGFLRDIGKHIPVGYMMAKDSVKKRIETGISYTEFAYQLLQGYDFYHLHLHKNVTLQMGGSDQWGNLTTGVELIRKKSQCHAFAITAPLLTRSDGTKFGKTDAGTNIWLDPAQTSPYELYQFLLNSGDHEVEKLIKIFSFGKKEEVEALILTHQSKPEARLLQQTLAKIVTTMVHSESDCRQAIICSNILFNHTASIDALYALSEEDILRVCTTIPKVHITRIALSAIDSIVSLLSVATENFIMDSKSEARRVIESGGIKVNKVLITDPYQKPDFILLHNRYLLVQKGKKNYYLIIVVE, encoded by the coding sequence ATGAAAGATTTTATTGTCAGCTTATACTGGCGTGGTATGATTCATGATATGGTTCCAGGTACAGCAGCACATCTCAACGAAGGTATGGCTACAGGATACGTTGGGTTCGATCCTTCTGCGCCTTCTTTACATTTGGGTAATTTGGTTCCTATTATGTTGTTAAAGCACTTTCAAGAAGCGGGACATAAGCCTATTGCATTAGTAGGCGGTGCTACCGGTATGATTGGCGATCCTTCTGGGCGTAGCCAAGAGCGCGTGTTTTTAACAGAAGAAGTATTGCGCCACAACGAGGCATCTATTGCCAAACAATTAGAAAAATTTTTAGATTTTTCTAGTGGTCCCAACAAAGCTATTTTGTTAAATAATTTTGATTGGTTTAAAGACTTTTCTTTCCTAGGATTTCTACGTGACATAGGAAAACATATACCTGTTGGCTATATGATGGCTAAAGATAGTGTAAAAAAACGCATAGAGACCGGTATTTCTTATACCGAATTTGCTTATCAATTGTTACAAGGGTATGATTTCTACCATCTCCATCTACATAAAAATGTAACCTTACAAATGGGTGGATCTGATCAATGGGGTAATTTAACTACAGGCGTTGAGCTTATTCGTAAAAAATCTCAATGTCATGCCTTTGCAATAACGGCTCCTTTGCTTACCCGTTCGGATGGAACTAAGTTTGGCAAAACAGATGCTGGCACCAATATATGGTTAGATCCAGCCCAAACATCTCCTTATGAGCTATATCAATTTTTGTTGAATAGTGGAGATCATGAAGTAGAAAAATTAATTAAAATTTTTTCTTTTGGTAAAAAAGAAGAAGTAGAAGCACTTATTTTAACACATCAATCCAAACCCGAAGCAAGGCTCTTACAGCAAACATTGGCTAAAATTGTCACCACTATGGTCCATTCAGAATCAGATTGTAGGCAAGCCATAATTTGTAGTAATATTCTTTTTAACCATACCGCTTCAATAGATGCACTCTATGCCTTAAGCGAAGAAGATATATTGCGTGTCTGTACAACCATACCTAAGGTGCATATTACACGCATTGCATTAAGTGCAATAGACTCTATAGTCTCTTTATTGTCCGTGGCTACAGAAAATTTTATTATGGACTCTAAATCAGAAGCAAGACGCGTGATCGAATCAGGTGGAATAAAGGTAAATAAAGTATTGATAACCGATCCTTACCAAAAACCCGATTTTATCTTGTTGCATAATCGTTATCTATTGGTGCAAAAAGGTAAAAAAAATTACTACCTTATTATTGTTGTTGAGTAA
- the ruvA gene encoding Holliday junction branch migration protein RuvA — protein MIAQLIGQLLYKEPTYVILNVGGVGYGLHISLYTFDQIKTLDNCSLLTVMQVKNEAATLYGFYTLEEKSWWLQLISVGSIGPRIALTILSSLNPAALHKAILRKDERLLISIKGVGAKAAQRLILELSDKAQKLHDIQDTLVPQPIESKVDQDAIMALTKLGLTQKVAEKAIATVRAETLTPLSLEELIKKALQPHAFK, from the coding sequence ATGATTGCACAACTTATAGGACAATTATTATATAAGGAGCCCACTTATGTCATTTTAAATGTAGGGGGAGTAGGGTATGGCTTGCATATTTCTTTATATACTTTTGATCAAATAAAGACTTTAGATAATTGTAGCTTGTTGACGGTTATGCAAGTAAAAAATGAAGCGGCTACCTTATATGGTTTTTATACATTAGAAGAAAAATCATGGTGGTTACAGCTTATCTCTGTTGGTAGCATTGGTCCTAGGATTGCCCTGACCATCTTATCTTCGCTCAATCCAGCTGCTTTACATAAAGCTATTTTACGTAAAGATGAACGTTTGCTTATCTCCATTAAAGGCGTTGGCGCAAAAGCTGCGCAACGATTGATACTAGAACTCTCGGATAAAGCCCAAAAGTTGCATGATATCCAAGATACCTTGGTACCACAACCAATCGAAAGCAAAGTAGATCAAGATGCCATAATGGCTTTAACTAAATTAGGGCTTACCCAAAAAGTTGCAGAAAAGGCCATTGCAACGGTACGGGCAGAGACACTGACCCCACTTAGCCTCGAAGAACTTATTAAAAAAGCGTTGCAGCCACATGCCTTTAAATAA